From a single Micromonospora pallida genomic region:
- the yajC gene encoding preprotein translocase subunit YajC translates to MLYAAEGGGGAGGLTPILMIALLFGVMYFMMIRPQQKRRKQAEAMQSALGPGDEVVTIGGLYGTVTGVDDDTVLLEVAPGVQTRYARPAIARVVTRAEQSEPTEQVTEDADVKE, encoded by the coding sequence GTGCTTTACGCAGCAGAGGGCGGTGGGGGAGCCGGCGGTCTGACGCCGATCCTGATGATCGCTCTGCTCTTCGGCGTCATGTACTTCATGATGATCCGCCCCCAGCAGAAGCGCCGCAAGCAAGCCGAGGCCATGCAGTCCGCGCTCGGCCCCGGCGACGAGGTGGTCACCATCGGCGGGCTGTACGGCACGGTCACCGGCGTCGACGACGACACCGTCCTGCTCGAGGTCGCCCCCGGCGTGCAGACCCGGTACGCCCGGCCGGCCATCGCCCGGGTGGTCACCCGCGCGGAGCAGAGCGAGCCGACCGAGCAGGTCACCGAGGACGCCGACGTCAAGGAGTGA
- the ruvB gene encoding Holliday junction branch migration DNA helicase RuvB, protein MTDNGLVSAYVQDAERDLEVSVRPKRLDEFIAQDRVRDQLDLLLKGAMRRGSPPDHILLSGPPGLGKTSLANIVAAELGSGIRVTSGPAIERSGDLAAILTSLAEGDVLFIDEIHRIARPAEELLYSAMEDFRVDVVVGKGPGATAIPLDVEPFTLVGATTRSGLLTGPMRDRFGFVAHLDFYSPADLETLLHRSARILGVPITDDGAAEIAGRSRGTPRIANRLLRRVRDFAEVRADGVVTVETARAALTVYDVDALGLDRLDRAVLTALVDSFRGGPVGLSTLAVAVGEQPDTVEEVCEPFLVRAGLLARTPRGRVATEAAWHHLGRIPPNGTFGGSAPPVPDLFSVEPDQP, encoded by the coding sequence GTGACCGACAACGGCCTCGTCTCGGCGTACGTCCAGGACGCGGAGCGGGACCTGGAGGTGAGCGTCCGGCCGAAGCGGCTCGACGAGTTCATCGCCCAGGACCGCGTCCGCGACCAGCTCGACCTGCTGCTCAAGGGGGCGATGCGGCGCGGTTCCCCGCCGGACCACATCCTGCTCTCCGGGCCGCCCGGCCTGGGCAAGACCAGCCTGGCCAACATCGTCGCCGCCGAGCTGGGCTCGGGCATCCGGGTGACCAGCGGCCCGGCCATCGAACGCTCGGGCGACCTGGCGGCGATCCTGACCAGCCTCGCCGAGGGCGACGTGCTCTTCATCGACGAGATCCACCGGATCGCCCGGCCGGCGGAGGAACTGCTCTACAGCGCGATGGAGGACTTCCGGGTCGACGTGGTGGTCGGCAAGGGTCCCGGCGCGACCGCCATCCCGCTGGACGTGGAGCCGTTCACCCTGGTTGGCGCGACCACCCGGTCGGGCCTGCTGACCGGGCCGATGCGGGACCGCTTCGGTTTCGTCGCCCACCTCGACTTCTACTCCCCGGCGGACCTGGAGACCCTGCTGCACCGCTCGGCCCGCATCCTCGGCGTACCGATCACCGACGACGGCGCGGCCGAGATCGCCGGCCGCTCCCGGGGCACCCCCCGGATCGCCAACCGGCTGCTGCGCCGGGTCCGCGACTTCGCCGAGGTTCGGGCCGACGGCGTGGTCACCGTGGAGACCGCCCGGGCCGCCCTGACCGTGTACGACGTGGACGCGCTCGGGCTGGACCGGCTGGACCGGGCGGTGCTGACCGCGCTGGTCGACTCGTTCCGGGGTGGCCCGGTCGGGCTCTCCACCCTCGCCGTGGCGGTCGGCGAGCAGCCGGACACGGTCGAGGAGGTCTGCGAGCCGTTCCTGGTCCGGGCCGGCCTGCTGGCCCGCACGCCCCGGGGCCGGGTGGCGACCGAGGCTGCCTGGCATCATCTGGGGCGTATCCCGCCGAATGGTACATTTGGCGGGAGCGCCCCTCCCGTGCCCGATCTCTTCTCCGTCGAGCCCGATCAGCCGTGA
- the ruvA gene encoding Holliday junction branch migration protein RuvA, whose translation MIASVRGTVTATGPDHAVVEVGGVGLAVQCAPGTLAELRVGQETRLATSLVVREDSLTLYGFADDDAKALFELLQTASGVGPRLAQAVLAVHTPDGVRKAIANGDTAALTRVPGIGKKGAERLVLELRDRIGPVAVGPDGAAGVTSGAWPEQVRQALVGLGWTAGQADQAVAAVAETVDGPTPPVPVLLKQAIRLLGRTR comes from the coding sequence ATGATCGCCAGCGTGCGCGGCACGGTGACCGCGACCGGTCCGGACCACGCGGTGGTGGAGGTCGGCGGGGTCGGCCTCGCCGTGCAGTGCGCCCCCGGCACCCTCGCCGAGCTGCGGGTCGGCCAGGAGACCCGGCTCGCCACCAGCCTGGTGGTCCGGGAGGATTCGCTCACCCTCTATGGCTTCGCCGACGACGACGCCAAGGCGCTGTTCGAGCTGCTCCAGACCGCCAGCGGGGTCGGCCCCCGGCTGGCTCAGGCGGTGCTGGCCGTGCACACCCCCGACGGGGTGCGCAAGGCCATCGCCAACGGCGACACCGCCGCGCTGACCCGGGTGCCGGGCATCGGCAAGAAGGGCGCCGAGCGGCTGGTGCTGGAACTGCGGGACCGGATCGGCCCGGTGGCCGTCGGACCGGACGGCGCGGCCGGGGTGACCAGCGGCGCCTGGCCCGAGCAGGTCCGGCAGGCACTGGTCGGGCTGGGCTGGACGGCGGGCCAGGCCGACCAGGCGGTGGCCGCCGTGGCGGAGACCGTGGACGGCCCGACCCCGCCGGTGCCGGTCCTGCTCAAGCAGGCGATCCGACTGCTGGGCCGGACCAGGTGA
- the ruvC gene encoding crossover junction endodeoxyribonuclease RuvC produces MRVLGVDPGLTRCGVGVVEGVPGRPCTLVAYHVVRTDPDDELPRRLLLLDRALTELVAEHRPESVAVERVFSQHNVRTVMGTAQASGIAVLAGARAGLPVQTYTPSEVKAAITGSGQADKAQMTAMVTRLLRLAEPPKPADAADALALAICHIWRGGTRSKLAAAADRVRRGGAR; encoded by the coding sequence GTGCGGGTGCTGGGCGTCGACCCGGGGCTGACCCGGTGCGGGGTCGGCGTGGTCGAGGGCGTGCCGGGGCGGCCCTGCACGCTGGTGGCGTACCACGTCGTGCGCACCGACCCGGACGACGAACTGCCGCGCCGGCTGCTGCTGCTCGACCGGGCGCTCACCGAGCTGGTCGCCGAGCACCGGCCGGAGAGCGTCGCCGTGGAACGGGTGTTCAGCCAGCACAACGTCCGTACCGTGATGGGCACCGCCCAGGCCAGCGGGATCGCCGTGCTGGCCGGGGCGCGCGCCGGCCTGCCCGTGCAGACGTACACGCCGAGCGAGGTGAAGGCGGCGATCACCGGCTCCGGCCAGGCGGACAAGGCGCAGATGACTGCCATGGTGACCCGGCTGCTGCGGCTGGCCGAGCCGCCGAAGCCGGCCGACGCCGCCGACGCGCTGGCCCTGGCCATCTGCCACATCTGGCGGGGCGGCACCCGTTCGAAGCTGGCCGCCGCCGCCGACCGGGTACGACGAGGAGGAGCGCGATGA
- a CDS encoding 3-hydroxybutyrate dehydrogenase: MTAEPVAFPHVVQVDLTGRTALVTGGGSGIGRACALRLAAAGATVHVVDVNVEAAKEVADEAGGRAEGVDLADPEAVERLDTDVDIVVNNAGLQHVAPVAEFPVERFAHLHRVMVEAPFRIVRRALPHMYARGWGRVITVSSVHGLRASAYKSAYVSAKHAVEGLSKVIALEGAAHGVTANCVNPAYVRTPLVESQIAEQAARHGIGEDEVIDKIMLARAAIKRLIEPEEVAELIAYLCSPPASFITGSSIALDGGWTAN, encoded by the coding sequence ATGACGGCTGAACCCGTGGCGTTCCCCCACGTTGTCCAGGTCGACCTCACCGGTCGTACCGCGCTGGTTACCGGTGGTGGCAGTGGTATCGGCCGGGCATGCGCCCTGCGACTCGCCGCGGCCGGCGCGACGGTGCACGTGGTGGACGTCAACGTCGAGGCGGCCAAGGAGGTCGCCGACGAGGCGGGCGGGCGCGCCGAGGGCGTCGACCTGGCCGACCCGGAGGCGGTCGAACGGCTCGACACCGACGTCGACATCGTGGTGAACAACGCCGGCCTCCAGCACGTGGCCCCGGTCGCCGAGTTCCCGGTCGAACGCTTCGCCCACCTGCACCGGGTGATGGTGGAGGCGCCGTTCCGGATCGTCCGGCGGGCGCTGCCGCACATGTACGCCCGGGGTTGGGGACGGGTCATCACCGTCTCCTCGGTGCACGGGCTGCGGGCCTCGGCGTACAAGTCGGCGTACGTGTCGGCCAAGCACGCCGTGGAGGGCCTGTCCAAGGTCATCGCGTTGGAGGGCGCCGCGCACGGGGTCACCGCCAACTGCGTCAACCCGGCGTACGTGCGGACCCCGCTGGTGGAGAGTCAGATCGCCGAGCAGGCGGCCCGGCACGGCATCGGCGAGGACGAGGTGATCGACAAGATCATGCTGGCCCGGGCGGCGATCAAACGGCTGATCGAGCCGGAGGAGGTCGCTGAGTTGATCGCCTATCTCTGCTCCCCGCCGGCGTCGTTCATCACCGGATCTTCAATCGCCCTCGACGGGGGCTGGACGGCCAACTAG
- a CDS encoding helix-turn-helix domain-containing protein, which produces MSLMSSPIEFLELLAREAAAVEFEGPLVAARSAGLPANQIAELEQAKVLALRVRALLERRRRREIELSGLYDTASDLAGLRDSDDVLRAIVHRARNLLGADVAYMTLNDDDRGDTYMRVTDGSVSARFQRLRLPIGAGLGGLVAQSGTPYVTANYSEDDRFHHTGEIDAGVREEGLVAILGVPLRLGSTSIGVLYAANRSARPFAREEVALLVSLAAHAAVAIDTARLLAETRAALEELSTANTTIRAHSTSVERAAAAHDRMTALVLRGGGVEDVAAAVTDVLGGALLALDAEGRLLARVGEIDEPDRSDMVEAVAASRTEGRSVRRGRLWYAAVVAGAENLGALVLRPEDELVDADQRILERAALVTALLLLFRRTVAEAEGRVRGELLDDLIARPLSDAEALHSRGRRLGVDLDAAHVLVAVGDDAFASTGSARQRVVSWATTYASTRGGLAAARDGRVVLMLPGQDAGAAARAVARDLSRVTGRPVTAGASGPARGPASLAATFREADRCLTALGALGRIGQGASTAELGFVGLLLGAVGDRGDRDVSRFLTDTVGPVVDYDARRGTALVKTLEAYFGVGGSLARAAEQLHVHVNTVTQRLERVGQLLGPDWQKPERALEVQLALRLHRLRDPGR; this is translated from the coding sequence ATGTCGCTCATGTCGTCGCCGATCGAGTTCCTGGAACTGCTCGCCCGGGAGGCCGCGGCCGTCGAGTTCGAGGGACCGCTGGTCGCCGCGCGCTCGGCCGGGCTGCCCGCCAACCAGATCGCCGAGCTCGAGCAGGCGAAGGTGCTGGCGCTGCGGGTACGCGCGCTGCTGGAACGGCGCCGCCGCCGCGAGATCGAGCTGTCCGGGCTGTACGACACGGCCAGTGACCTGGCCGGGCTGCGGGACTCCGACGACGTGCTGCGGGCCATCGTGCACCGGGCCCGGAACCTGCTCGGCGCGGACGTCGCGTACATGACCCTCAACGACGACGACCGGGGCGACACGTACATGCGGGTCACCGACGGGTCGGTCTCCGCCCGGTTCCAGCGGCTGCGGTTGCCGATAGGAGCCGGGCTCGGCGGTCTGGTGGCCCAGTCCGGCACCCCCTACGTGACCGCCAACTACTCCGAGGACGACCGCTTCCACCACACCGGCGAGATCGACGCCGGGGTGCGTGAGGAGGGCCTGGTGGCGATCCTGGGCGTGCCGCTGCGGCTCGGCTCGACCTCGATCGGGGTGCTCTACGCGGCGAACCGCTCCGCCCGGCCGTTCGCCCGGGAGGAGGTGGCCCTGCTGGTCTCGCTCGCCGCGCACGCCGCGGTGGCCATCGACACCGCCCGGCTGCTCGCCGAGACCCGGGCGGCGCTGGAGGAACTGTCGACGGCGAACACCACCATCCGGGCGCACAGCACCTCGGTGGAGCGGGCCGCGGCGGCCCACGACCGGATGACCGCGCTGGTGCTGCGCGGCGGCGGGGTGGAGGACGTCGCGGCGGCGGTCACCGACGTGCTCGGCGGGGCGCTGCTGGCGCTGGACGCCGAGGGGCGGCTGCTGGCCCGGGTCGGTGAGATCGACGAGCCGGACCGCTCGGACATGGTGGAGGCGGTGGCCGCGTCGCGGACCGAAGGACGCAGCGTGCGGCGGGGCCGGCTCTGGTACGCCGCCGTGGTCGCCGGCGCGGAGAACCTCGGCGCGCTGGTGCTGCGCCCGGAGGACGAGTTGGTCGACGCCGACCAGCGCATCCTAGAGCGGGCCGCCCTGGTCACCGCGTTGCTGCTGCTGTTCCGGCGGACCGTCGCCGAGGCGGAGGGTCGGGTCCGGGGTGAGCTGCTCGACGACCTGATCGCCCGGCCACTGAGCGACGCCGAGGCGCTGCACAGCCGGGGCCGACGGCTCGGCGTCGACCTGGACGCCGCGCACGTGCTGGTGGCGGTCGGCGACGACGCGTTCGCGTCGACCGGCTCGGCCCGGCAGCGGGTGGTCTCCTGGGCCACCACGTACGCCTCGACCCGGGGTGGGCTGGCCGCCGCGCGCGACGGGCGGGTGGTACTGATGCTGCCTGGCCAGGACGCCGGCGCCGCGGCCCGGGCGGTGGCCCGGGACCTGTCCCGGGTGACCGGCCGGCCGGTGACCGCCGGGGCGAGCGGACCGGCGCGCGGGCCGGCGTCGCTGGCGGCGACGTTCCGGGAGGCGGACCGCTGCCTGACCGCCCTCGGCGCGCTGGGCCGGATCGGCCAGGGCGCAAGCACCGCCGAGCTGGGCTTCGTCGGGCTGCTGCTCGGCGCGGTCGGCGACCGGGGCGACCGGGACGTGTCCCGGTTCCTCACCGACACCGTCGGCCCGGTGGTCGACTACGACGCCCGGCGGGGCACCGCGCTGGTGAAGACCCTGGAGGCGTACTTCGGGGTCGGCGGGAGCCTGGCCCGGGCGGCGGAACAGCTGCACGTGCACGTCAACACGGTCACCCAGCGGCTGGAACGGGTGGGGCAACTGCTCGGCCCGGACTGGCAGAAGCCGGAGCGGGCGCTGGAGGTGCAGCTCGCGCTCCGTCTGCACCGGCTCCGCGACCCGGGCCGCTGA
- a CDS encoding MFS transporter yields MPAYANTGHPRRWPILGVTVVSLLLVVMDTTILNVALRTLADPVHGLGASQAELEWAINSYTLVFAGLLFTLGVLGDRYGRRRFLLAGLAVFGLGSLLSAYAQEPAHLVLARAVMGLGGAAIMPVTLSIIATVFDPRERPRAIGFWSASVGLAVAAGPILGGVLLEHFWWGSVFLVNVPVAVAGLVAGALLVPESRDPRPGRIDLPGVGLSVVGLVTLTWGVIDGGEHGFDRPVVWAAVLSGLAVLVAFGWHERRTEHPALDVRLFRMPRFAAPVALVGLVFFAGSGVMFVSAFHLQLVRGHSPLHTGLLYLPLALAQLVLAPRSATLVRRYGARVVCGGGLGLVTVALAGWALVDAATPIWVIAVLLGVQGVGMAHITAPATESVLAALPRQRAGVGSAVTNTVRQVGAALGVSVLGAVLAAVYRARVAPATGELPDGVREAAEGSLAGAYGVAPGLGADATALLATADRAFVTAMHSVALLAAAVAGLGLLGMLRWLPGRSVVPTGTDHSDPAASGGSGPPGSSGSEPPGTGRSELAGAG; encoded by the coding sequence GTGCCGGCGTACGCGAACACCGGGCACCCGAGGCGGTGGCCGATCCTCGGGGTGACCGTGGTCAGCCTGCTCCTGGTGGTCATGGACACCACCATCCTCAACGTCGCCCTGCGCACCCTGGCCGATCCGGTGCACGGCCTCGGCGCGAGCCAGGCCGAGCTGGAGTGGGCGATCAACTCGTACACGCTGGTCTTCGCCGGGCTGCTGTTCACCCTCGGAGTGCTCGGCGACCGGTACGGCCGGCGGCGGTTCCTGCTGGCCGGGCTCGCCGTCTTCGGGCTGGGTTCGCTGCTGTCGGCGTACGCCCAGGAGCCGGCGCACCTGGTCCTGGCCCGGGCGGTGATGGGCCTCGGCGGCGCGGCGATCATGCCGGTGACCCTGTCGATCATCGCCACCGTCTTCGACCCCCGGGAACGCCCCCGGGCGATCGGGTTCTGGTCCGCCTCGGTCGGGCTCGCCGTGGCGGCCGGCCCGATCCTCGGTGGCGTCCTGCTGGAGCACTTCTGGTGGGGGTCGGTCTTCCTGGTCAACGTGCCGGTGGCGGTCGCCGGTCTGGTCGCCGGGGCGCTGCTGGTGCCCGAGTCGCGCGATCCCCGTCCCGGCCGGATCGACCTGCCCGGCGTGGGGCTCTCCGTGGTCGGCCTGGTCACCCTCACCTGGGGTGTGATCGACGGCGGTGAGCACGGCTTCGACCGCCCGGTGGTCTGGGCGGCGGTGCTCAGCGGCCTGGCCGTGCTGGTCGCGTTCGGCTGGCACGAGCGGCGCACCGAGCACCCCGCGCTGGACGTGCGACTGTTCCGGATGCCCCGGTTTGCCGCCCCGGTGGCCCTGGTCGGCCTGGTCTTCTTCGCCGGGTCGGGGGTGATGTTCGTCAGCGCGTTCCACCTGCAACTGGTGCGCGGCCACTCGCCGCTGCACACCGGCCTGCTCTACCTGCCGCTGGCCCTGGCCCAGCTTGTCCTCGCCCCGCGCAGCGCCACCCTGGTCCGCCGGTACGGCGCCCGGGTGGTCTGCGGCGGCGGACTGGGCCTGGTCACGGTCGCGCTGGCGGGCTGGGCCCTGGTCGACGCGGCCACCCCGATCTGGGTGATCGCCGTGCTGCTCGGGGTCCAGGGCGTGGGCATGGCGCACATCACCGCCCCGGCCACCGAGTCGGTCCTGGCGGCGCTGCCCCGCCAGCGGGCCGGCGTCGGTTCGGCGGTCACCAACACGGTCCGGCAGGTAGGCGCGGCCCTCGGGGTCTCGGTGCTCGGCGCGGTGCTCGCCGCGGTCTACCGGGCCCGGGTCGCGCCGGCCACCGGGGAACTGCCCGACGGGGTCCGGGAGGCAGCCGAGGGGTCCCTTGCCGGGGCGTACGGCGTCGCGCCCGGGCTTGGCGCGGACGCCACCGCCCTGCTGGCCACGGCGGACCGGGCCTTCGTCACCGCCATGCACTCGGTGGCGCTGCTCGCCGCCGCCGTGGCCGGTCTCGGGCTGCTGGGCATGCTGCGCTGGCTGCCCGGCCGCTCCGTCGTCCCGACCGGGACAGATCACTCCGACCCGGCCGCGAGTGGTGGTTCCGGCCCGCCCGGGAGCAGCGGTTCCGAGCCGCCCGGAACCGGCCGGTCCGAGCTGGCGGGGGCCGGATAG
- a CDS encoding branched-chain amino acid ABC transporter permease: MTTVVDKEPSAKRTPSALAAVARAPRWAQYALLAVGLLVAVLLPFGLYPPVAVDILCWALFAVSVDLLLGYTGLMSFGHAAFWGTSAYVTGLVAINAGLPFPAAVLLGALASAVLAVPIGYLAVSRTGIYFAMVTLAFAQMVYYIANEWRSVTRGENGLQSVPREFFGLDLTDDFYYYYAALPIVLLGLAAAWRIVNSPFGRVLVGIRDNPARARALGYPVRQYKLTAFVLSGFIAGLGGGLFAIGHRFVSLETLHWTTSGKAVIVVVLGGIGTLWGGVLGAGILVRLEDWLSFSGFPAINLVTGTIFVLVVLLFRRGIWGSVAALAARWRPGRRE; encoded by the coding sequence ATGACCACTGTGGTCGACAAGGAGCCGAGTGCGAAGCGCACCCCCTCCGCCCTGGCCGCCGTCGCCCGTGCCCCCCGCTGGGCCCAGTACGCACTGCTTGCCGTCGGTTTGCTGGTGGCGGTCCTGCTGCCCTTCGGTCTCTACCCGCCGGTCGCGGTGGACATCCTCTGCTGGGCGCTGTTCGCCGTCTCGGTGGACCTGCTGCTCGGCTACACCGGGCTGATGTCCTTCGGGCACGCCGCCTTCTGGGGCACCTCGGCGTACGTCACCGGGCTGGTCGCCATCAACGCCGGCCTGCCGTTCCCGGCGGCGGTGCTGCTCGGCGCGCTCGCCTCGGCGGTGCTCGCGGTGCCCATCGGGTACCTGGCGGTGAGCCGTACCGGCATCTACTTCGCCATGGTCACCCTGGCGTTCGCGCAGATGGTCTACTACATCGCCAACGAGTGGCGCTCGGTCACCCGGGGCGAGAACGGTCTGCAGAGCGTGCCCCGGGAGTTTTTCGGGCTCGACCTCACCGACGACTTCTACTACTACTACGCGGCGCTGCCCATCGTGCTGCTCGGGCTCGCCGCCGCCTGGCGGATCGTGAACTCGCCCTTCGGTCGGGTGCTGGTCGGCATCCGGGACAACCCGGCCCGCGCCCGCGCGCTCGGCTACCCGGTCCGCCAGTACAAGCTGACCGCGTTCGTCCTCTCCGGCTTCATCGCCGGGCTGGGCGGCGGCCTGTTCGCCATCGGACACCGGTTCGTCTCGCTGGAGACCCTGCACTGGACCACCTCCGGCAAGGCGGTGATCGTCGTGGTGCTCGGCGGGATCGGCACGCTCTGGGGCGGGGTGCTCGGCGCGGGCATCCTGGTGCGGCTGGAGGACTGGCTGTCCTTCTCCGGCTTTCCGGCGATCAACCTGGTCACCGGGACCATCTTCGTGCTGGTCGTGCTCCTGTTCCGGCGCGGCATCTGGGGCAGTGTGGCGGCGCTGGCCGCCCGTTGGCGCCCCGGCCGCCGCGAGTGA
- a CDS encoding branched-chain amino acid ABC transporter permease: MTGFLLNTFNGLVSGAFYALLALGLAVIFGMLRVVNFAHGAFYMLGAFGAYVLLSEAGVPFWAALVIMPVALGLLGMLLERAFIHRLTRLDPLYNFLLTFGLTLILQDLVKLRYGAQSSPYTTPKELSGSVDFGLFDFPTYRVFILGFAVAVCVAAWWLLGHTRIGMVVRAATERPELTRAFGIDVGKWITPVFGFGIALAGLAGVLAAPMRAVNPLMGADLIIVVFAVVVIGGLGSIFGSVAAGFGIGLIQAWGEAYLSDWPIVAQTTVFIVMAVVLLWRPAGLFGREEAPA, encoded by the coding sequence GTGACCGGCTTCCTCCTAAACACGTTCAACGGGTTGGTGAGCGGGGCGTTCTACGCCCTGCTCGCCCTCGGGCTCGCGGTCATCTTCGGCATGCTGCGGGTGGTCAACTTCGCGCACGGCGCGTTCTACATGCTCGGCGCGTTCGGGGCCTACGTGCTGCTCAGCGAGGCCGGGGTGCCGTTCTGGGCGGCGCTGGTGATCATGCCCGTCGCGCTGGGGCTGCTCGGCATGCTGCTGGAACGGGCCTTCATTCACCGGCTCACCCGACTCGACCCGCTGTACAACTTCCTGCTCACCTTCGGCCTGACGCTGATCCTCCAGGACCTGGTGAAGCTCCGGTACGGCGCGCAGTCCAGCCCGTACACCACCCCGAAGGAACTGAGTGGCTCGGTCGACTTCGGACTGTTCGACTTCCCCACCTACCGGGTGTTCATCCTCGGCTTCGCGGTGGCCGTCTGCGTCGCCGCGTGGTGGCTGCTCGGCCACACCCGGATCGGCATGGTGGTTCGGGCCGCCACCGAGCGTCCCGAGTTGACCCGGGCGTTCGGTATCGATGTCGGCAAGTGGATCACGCCGGTCTTCGGCTTCGGGATCGCCCTGGCCGGGCTGGCCGGGGTGCTCGCCGCGCCGATGCGGGCGGTCAACCCGCTGATGGGCGCGGACCTGATCATCGTGGTCTTCGCGGTGGTGGTGATCGGCGGTCTCGGCTCGATCTTCGGCTCGGTCGCGGCCGGCTTCGGCATCGGGCTGATCCAGGCATGGGGCGAGGCCTACCTGTCGGACTGGCCGATCGTCGCCCAGACGACCGTGTTCATCGTGATGGCCGTGGTGCTGCTCTGGCGTCCGGCCGGGCTCTTCGGCCGAGAGGAGGCCCCGGCATGA
- a CDS encoding ABC transporter substrate-binding protein produces the protein MTMRRTVGVAAVSAAALLVAGCGGGPQSSGDGKLSGDKIVLGVLNDQSGAYLELSGKNSVKAVEMAIADFKKKHGDDAVTKDITVETADHQNKPDIANTKANEMYDRKAVDLILDVPTSSAAEKVADVAKEKKKLYFNIGAATTTLTGAKCNKYTFHYAYDTYMLANGTGRNTTEQGAKNWYVLYPNYQFGQDMERNFSNAITAAGGKVLAKDAAPFPNTSGDYSTYLLKAPGLNPKPDVLGTMQAGAELVNVVKQYNEFKLREKGVGLAVGLMFLTDIHSLTPDALAGTTYTDAWYWNFDQQNREFADRFKAETGTRPTFAHAANYSAATQYLEAVQAAGTDDADTIVKELEGKTINDVFLRNGKIRAEDHRVVHDAYLAQVKPGAEVTEEWDYVKILKTIPAAEAFAAPSPDCRM, from the coding sequence ATGACCATGCGCAGGACCGTGGGAGTGGCCGCCGTGTCGGCGGCCGCGTTGCTGGTGGCCGGCTGCGGTGGGGGACCGCAGTCCTCGGGCGACGGCAAGCTCAGCGGGGACAAGATCGTGCTGGGCGTGCTCAACGACCAGTCCGGTGCCTACCTCGAGCTGTCCGGCAAGAACTCGGTGAAGGCCGTGGAGATGGCCATCGCCGACTTCAAGAAGAAGCACGGCGACGACGCGGTGACGAAGGACATCACCGTGGAGACCGCCGACCACCAGAACAAGCCGGACATCGCCAACACCAAGGCGAACGAGATGTACGACCGCAAGGCCGTGGACCTGATCCTCGACGTGCCGACCTCGTCGGCCGCCGAGAAGGTGGCCGACGTGGCGAAGGAGAAGAAGAAGCTCTACTTCAACATCGGCGCGGCCACCACCACGCTGACCGGCGCGAAGTGCAACAAGTACACGTTCCACTACGCGTACGACACGTACATGCTGGCCAACGGCACCGGCCGGAACACCACCGAGCAGGGCGCGAAGAACTGGTACGTGCTCTACCCGAACTACCAGTTCGGGCAGGACATGGAGCGTAACTTCTCCAATGCGATCACTGCGGCCGGCGGCAAGGTGCTGGCGAAGGACGCCGCGCCGTTCCCGAACACCAGCGGCGACTACTCGACGTACCTGCTGAAGGCCCCTGGGCTGAACCCGAAGCCGGACGTGCTCGGCACCATGCAGGCCGGCGCCGAGCTGGTCAACGTGGTCAAGCAGTACAACGAGTTCAAGCTCCGGGAGAAGGGCGTCGGCCTGGCGGTCGGGCTGATGTTCCTCACCGACATCCACTCGCTCACCCCGGACGCGTTGGCCGGCACCACCTACACCGACGCCTGGTACTGGAACTTCGACCAGCAGAACCGGGAGTTCGCCGACCGGTTCAAGGCGGAGACCGGGACCCGGCCCACCTTCGCGCACGCGGCCAACTACTCCGCCGCCACCCAGTACCTGGAGGCGGTGCAGGCCGCCGGCACCGACGACGCGGACACCATCGTCAAGGAGCTGGAGGGCAAGACCATCAACGACGTCTTCCTCCGTAACGGCAAGATCCGCGCCGAGGACCACCGGGTCGTGCACGACGCCTACCTCGCCCAGGTCAAGCCGGGTGCCGAGGTCACCGAGGAGTGGGACTACGTGAAGATCCTCAAGACCATCCCGGCGGCGGAGGCGTTCGCGGCCCCGTCCCCGGACTGCCGGATGTGA